The Synchiropus splendidus isolate RoL2022-P1 chromosome 8, RoL_Sspl_1.0, whole genome shotgun sequence nucleotide sequence TGAGCTTTTTCACCTGCCAGATGTGCGGTTGGCAGTTAGAGTTTTCTGCAGTTCCAGTGAAATTCATCAGCTCACCTCTGTGTCAATCTCTTGCTCTGTGAGTACTGCCctgctctgtaggtggcgctgcgTTTTCTCCAGTTGATACGTGATCAGCTCTTCGATGGCATCTTTCTCATCCTTGTCTACAAACTCCTGTATGGCCTTTCCCATTCCATGCTCCgtcagcagggagagctggacTTTCTATGGAGACAGATGGCAGGATTTTTGGGGGTTTGCGTGACAACCATCAGTTCAGAGATTGGTAAAACAATAAGGGAAAAAGATGAGAAGAAATGCTTTGTAAATCGGCTCTTCTTTGCATCACAAAATAGAATTTCACCCTCGCAGATCACTCGTTGCAGGAACCAGCGTGCGTCATCTTCACACATGCCTATGTCTCACCTGATGGTTTTTCTGTGGCAGATCTCAGGCACCTTTTTTCGCTCAAGAGAAAGTCATGTTTCTTCAAATACAAAAGTGGAAAATCACCTGTTCAGCTGCCTCAAAGTACTTCTTGACCATGTCTTCCACTCTCAGCCCCTCTACTGCTGAGGTCTTCACCAACTTGCTGTAATCCACATGAACGTCATCTGCACACAaaatgaccacaaaaaaaacactcaagttGATGATCTACTGCTTTATGTGTTGACTGTGACAGACCTTTGTTATCAGCTTTCTGTTCTCGACTTCTGAGAAAGTGAATGATGTCTTTCGGGTTTGCAACGCGGTCCACAAACTTCTGACTGAAGCGGGACGTGTTGAACGTCTCAAATCCACCGCTGTAGTCCACCTGATAGCAAAATGCAGTGAGGTTAGAGGCCCATCCACGATCAGTTCAAATCTGGCCACTCATGGTTATAACACGCCACTTAGTCACACTGCGAGTGTGTGGCCTTCCacatcctccttcttcttgtgaTGGTTTAGCCTGTTGTGTGATAAATATACAGTCAGAGGTGACAACTCCGTCTGTTATTATAGAGACACCAACTTGGGCTTGGCAGTTTTGTGTTGCACTGATCTGACTTTTATGGTCCTGATACCAATAACTGGGCTTTGGGTATTGACCGATACTGATCCGATACCATCGTTAAAGCTAACTAAGTTTAGTAAACTAACATTCTCTTTGTGCCGTGGGATAACACTGGTTGTGCTTTCagtaaaatacaaaatgacTTCATGTGGAATTACAAACTTGGTACTTATTGAAAGTGTTTACCACATGTTGCCTGCACTACAGCACATAACTGCCGCACATTAAGTCGGCAAGGATTTCTAGTGGACCCCTTCAAGTTGGAGTGAGAGAAACCTAGACAGAAATCAACCTGTGAAAAGTGACACGATTCCAGGAAAGTTTCATAATAAAATCCGATGTGTTGACGTTATTCGCATTTTACTGTGAGAGCGAATGGGAAATGCCAGCATGAGCTGCAGCTCCGAGCTGTATAAAACGGACACCGAAGCACGGCACCTGGCCATTCTGGTGTGGACTGCAGttcatgatcgtagttttaatTGCACTTTTGATATAAGGAACTGTCAACAGTTGAGATTTGTTTAGATCCACCCATGTGAGACGGCATCTCAGACAGACCCAGGCGAAGCAGCATGAGGAGATTCAGGAGGATTTTAAGTTTATAATCATGGTTTTTAGTGCATGTTTAATTCAAGGAAACGTTTAGCAGAGACATAGATGGTTACAGAGACTGTGTTCATTTGATGATCCGTGGATCTCAGTTGGACAGCGCAGTGACACGTGATCCAAGTTTGTTAGTTTGGCATTTCGCATGATTATATTCTTAACTAAacttgtgttgtgtattttttattactcATAATCGATCACTCAATGAGGCACTTCCCTCAACACACGCACAGCTGCTTCATTCAACCGCAACCAATGGTGACCATGATGGTGTGGTGAGCCCAAATATAAGTGGAAGCGAACTCACCCTGGATTACTGGTCTCTTCAAACACATCAAGTAACTCACGATCCAGGCGTGACTGAGTGGAGACCTGCTCTCTGCTTGAAAACTACTGCAGCAACGCTGCACCTGCTGTTAGCTGCTGCCATGTTATCATTATGACGGGCGCCAAGTAATGTCAACGTGAGCACTGAATACAGAGCTTAAATGCCAGGCAATATTTCACAGATGCACAAACTGTGGAGCGGAGGCTGGATCAGGACAATCCTGGTATCGGTGAGTAGCGAGTGAAGACATATTCATGTTTCCTCATCATATAGTCTTCACCTAAGGTTTCTGAAACTGATCTGCCAAGTGCATCAGACAAGCCAGCGAATGTCCCTTTTCAGTAGACGGTCTAAAATGCATCCTACCCTGAGGCGGATCAGAGGTTTCTCTGGCGTGAGTGGACAGCCAAGTCGTTCCCGTTCTGCTTCTTGCAACATCTCATCCACCTACGATCAAGCATAAGACAACAGATCGAATGAGTAATAATGAAAACCAAGTACCAAAGAATTCCATCACCTTTGCGTGGCAGAAActttcaactttttttgtcacattCGGCGTTTCTGGTGAGAAAAGATCTTGGTAATCAGCCAGAACGATGTCCTCAATGAGGAACTGACGCACTGTGTTGAGGGGAATCTTTTGGAGATTCATTTTGCGACCTTTGACTCTCAGCAACCCCACGTGCCTGGGCACAAACAACGCAGATCTGAGTATCACTCCAGTTCTCACAAGTACTTCTGCAGTCAGTACTTCTTGGCCGCCTCTCCAGGAGACAGCGACGTGGCTACAGAGCTGCCAGGCTGCGTGACGTAGAAGAGTTGCTGCTCATTTCTGGAGGGTGCGATCAGACACTCGTGCTCATGACCCCAGACGACCAGGTCCAGAAATTCATCCAGAAATTGCTCAGGGATGTAGTTTGTGGGACCATGCTTGCTCCTGATGAAGAGAATCCACAAATGATACAGTGCACGCACACAAGGATGTGGTCACCAACAACAGTCTACATGAGCGGCCAGTTTGCTCAGACCTGTTCTGGTGAATGGTGAAGAGGTTGAACCACTGGTCCTGGTCTTCTTTGGGTCGAAGCATTGTCACTTGGTTGTTGACAAACATTCTATAAAGTCGTTCATCAGGGATAGAACCTATGTATAAACACAAGCTTCAATGATGGATTGTCTACAAACCATTTTGACCATAAACTATTGACGTGACTTTAGGCTTACCAAGACCATATAAGGCCAGTTTGGTGCTACCCTTCTGCAAAAGAACAGGGCTTATCTCGATCCTCTCCACTGACTGAGAGTGACCAAAGTGATTGACGAGACCTGAGGCGTGAAGTAGATCCAACGCACACAGTCCTTCAGCCTAGAGAAGCAAACAGAAATTtagaaataaagaataaatatagCTTTTTTCAACAGTGTCACAGCTATGCTAATCAAATACTAGGACAAATTTACCCCGGTTGGGTCATCATGGTTACCATGAATGCTAAACACAGGAATGGAGATATTGAGGTTTTGGTCCTGATAATTAACCCAGGGAAacctaaaaaataaacacaataactTCAATATGTTTGTTGGTTTTAAGAAGGGAAGATGTCATGGTTGAAGAGGAACTGACTGGGTGGTGTTGAAATTCACTGTCTGGTCACTGAGTATGTTGAAGGCAATAGGTGTATCTCCCATGCAGTATTTCCTCAGCATGGTGATGCAGGTGTGGAGGCACCGGCGAGTTGGTTTGTTCTCATGGAACAAATCTCCTCCAAGCAAGATGAAGTCAACCTGTGAGTTGACAATTACAGAAAACAAAGAGGCATCAAGCAAAATCTGGAACCACCAGCTCCATCACACTGATGAACATAAATTGTACCTCATTTGTTTGTGCATGCTTCAGGATCTCATCAAAAGTGTTGTAAGAGTCATTGCCACGAATGGCATCTTTCTCAAGATAGC carries:
- the mre11a gene encoding double-strand break repair protein MRE11 isoform X3 — translated: MLRKYCMGDTPIAFNILSDQTVNFNTTQFPWVNYQDQNLNISIPVFSIHGNHDDPTGAEGLCALDLLHASGLVNHFGHSQSVERIEISPVLLQKGSTKLALYGLGSIPDERLYRMFVNNQVTMLRPKEDQDQWFNLFTIHQNRSKHGPTNYIPEQFLDEFLDLVVWGHEHECLIAPSRNEQQLFYVTQPGSSVATSLSPGEAAKKHVGLLRVKGRKMNLQKIPLNTVRQFLIEDIVLADYQDLFSPETPNVTKKVESFCHAKVDEMLQEAERERLGCPLTPEKPLIRLRVDYSGGFETFNTSRFSQKFVDRVANPKDIIHFLRSREQKADNKDDVHVDYSKLVKTSAVEGLRVEDMVKKYFEAAEQKVQLSLLTEHGMGKAIQEFVDKDEKDAIEELITYQLEKTQRHLQSRAVLTEQEIDTEVKKLKDSKKNTAEEDDEIKEAINRAKAHRSQRGDDAVDMDLSDELQNVAEDSDEGPSYAPPTKGRGRGSRGRGSRGRGRGASEPKPSGRGRATKAPLKTQSRSIMQAFQAPSQTTSRPGARSFVEDEISIEDSDDDFPLMTSTRKPQKTPASFSRPSQSQSQSSRGVAFDDSDEEDNPFKSRSGRR
- the mre11a gene encoding double-strand break repair protein MRE11 isoform X2, with amino-acid sequence MSSGNTLDDEDTFKILIATDIHLGYLEKDAIRGNDSYNTFDEILKHAQTNEVDFILLGGDLFHENKPTRRCLHTCITMLRKYCMGDTPIAFNILSDQTVNFNTTQFPWVNYQDQNLNISIPVFSIHGNHDDPTGAEGLCALDLLHASGLVNHFGHSQSVERIEISPVLLQKGSTKLALYGLGSIPDERLYRMFVNNQVTMLRPKEDQDQWFNLFTIHQNRSKHGPTNYIPEQFLDEFLDLVVWGHEHECLIAPSRNEQQLFYVTQPGSSVATSLSPGEAAKKHVGLLRVKGRKMNLQKIPLNTVRQFLIEDIVLADYQDLFSPETPNVTKKVESFCHAKVDEMLQEAERERLGCPLTPEKPLIRLRVDYSGGFETFNTSRFSQKFVDRVANPKDIIHFLRSREQKADNKDDVHVDYSKLVKTSAVEGLRVEDMVKKYFEAAEQKVQLSLLTEHGMGKAIQEFVDKDEKDAIEELITYQLEKTQRHLQSRAVLTEQEIDTEVKKLKDSKKNTAEEDDEIKEAINRAKAHRSQRGDDAVDMDLSDELQNVAEDSDEGPSYAPPTKGRGRGSRGRGSRGRGRGASEPKPSGRGRATKAPLKTQSRSIMQAFQAPSQTTSRPGARSFVEDEISIEDSDDDFPLMTSTRKPQKTPASFSRPSQSQSQSSRGVAFDDSDEEDNPFKSRSGRR
- the mre11a gene encoding double-strand break repair protein MRE11 isoform X1 gives rise to the protein MKKRPVFLTRSLLFIVTTAFSCLDRVSWIKVLCQRFTMSSGNTLDDEDTFKILIATDIHLGYLEKDAIRGNDSYNTFDEILKHAQTNEVDFILLGGDLFHENKPTRRCLHTCITMLRKYCMGDTPIAFNILSDQTVNFNTTQFPWVNYQDQNLNISIPVFSIHGNHDDPTGAEGLCALDLLHASGLVNHFGHSQSVERIEISPVLLQKGSTKLALYGLGSIPDERLYRMFVNNQVTMLRPKEDQDQWFNLFTIHQNRSKHGPTNYIPEQFLDEFLDLVVWGHEHECLIAPSRNEQQLFYVTQPGSSVATSLSPGEAAKKHVGLLRVKGRKMNLQKIPLNTVRQFLIEDIVLADYQDLFSPETPNVTKKVESFCHAKVDEMLQEAERERLGCPLTPEKPLIRLRVDYSGGFETFNTSRFSQKFVDRVANPKDIIHFLRSREQKADNKDDVHVDYSKLVKTSAVEGLRVEDMVKKYFEAAEQKVQLSLLTEHGMGKAIQEFVDKDEKDAIEELITYQLEKTQRHLQSRAVLTEQEIDTEVKKLKDSKKNTAEEDDEIKEAINRAKAHRSQRGDDAVDMDLSDELQNVAEDSDEGPSYAPPTKGRGRGSRGRGSRGRGRGASEPKPSGRGRATKAPLKTQSRSIMQAFQAPSQTTSRPGARSFVEDEISIEDSDDDFPLMTSTRKPQKTPASFSRPSQSQSQSSRGVAFDDSDEEDNPFKSRSGRR